The genomic DNA ATAAAAGAAATAAAAACGCCCCACAGAGAAAATAAAAGTCGCTGGGGGGCGTTTATTAATTGCTACTACTCTATTATGTTACTGTACGATGTTTTTTCATTTTTATTGGAAAGTTAACGATTAAAACAGACGATAAAATGAAAACAGAGCCAATGATTTGAAAGATCGTTAATGATTCATGATAAAGGAAAACACTTAAAAAAGTCGCAACAAGCGGTTCAACTGTTGCAATAATTCCTGCTTTACTGCTTTCAACTTTTTCCAACCCTTTCGTATATAAAATAAAAGCAATAACTGTTGGAAAAAGCCCTAATCCAATTGCATGACCGATTACTTCAGGCTGCAACAATGCTCCCTTTTCCCAAATCCGTGTAACTGGTAACAGAAAAAGAGCTGCAACGACAAATGTGAATAATGTTACTGTAAATGGTTCATATTTTCTTAATGCGAATTTACCAAAAATACTATATAAAGCATAACCTAATCCCGAACAAAGACCGATTACAATCCCTAGCATTGTTACATTATTTGCTTCTCCGACTGAAACACCCGCTATTAATACACAACCGAAAATCGTTCCAATTACCGCAAACACTTTCTTCATATGCAATGGTTCTTTTAAAAAAATATAAGATAAGATTGTAACAAAAGCTGGAGATGTATACAGCAAAATCACCGCTAAAGAAACGTTCATTTCATTAATAGTTGTAAAGTAACTCCAGTAAAAAAAAACAATACTTAATATTCCCGTCCCAATAAATAAATAAGTATCTCTTACTTTCACTTTCATTTCACTGCGATAGCGAATAAGTCCAATGATTATTAATAATAGTGAAGCTGTAATTACCCGAATCGTAACAATTTCCATCGCAGTGAAACCATACTCGGATAGCCCCCTTACAAAGATGGCAATTAACCCCCATAAAGCAGCACCGGCTGCAATCATCATATAAGGTAGCATTGTAGTCATCCTTTGTTAAATACTAGATTAATTGATACACTTTACGATATTTATCATATAAATAGTCAATTAAATATTTTGCATTTAAACCTTCACCAGTTACATCCGTTAAAATTTCTAACGGTTTCTTCATTTTTCCATATTGGTGAATATGATAAGTAAACCATTTTCTAATTGGCTGCAAATGTCCTTTTGCAAGCAGTTCATCGAAACTCGGTATATCTTTTACTAAAGCTGCTTTAAATTGTGCGGCATACATATAGCCTAAAGCATATGAAGGAAAATAACCAAAACTTCCCCCGGCCCAATGAACGTCTTGTAAAACACCTTCACCGTCATTCTTTGGTCGAATTCCGAGATATTCCTCATATTTATCATTCCAAATTTGCGGCAAATCCTTCACATCTATTTCATCATTGAAAAGGCCTTTTTCAATTTCATAGCGGATAATAATATGAAGTGGATATGTCAGTTCATCAGCTTCAATTCGAATTAGTGATGGTTTTGACTGATTAATTGCTCGATAAAAGTTTTCTAACGTTACATTGTCAAATTGTCCGTTTGAAAACTTTTTAAGTAAATCATAATTTTTTACCCAAAAAGAATAATGTCTGCCGATGAAATATTCATAAAAAAGAGATTGAGATTCATGTATTCCCATAGATGTCCCTGTACATAATGATGTACCGATCAATTCTTTGGAAATATTTTGCTCATATAATGCGTGTCCCCCTTCATGAATTGTTCCAAACACAGCAGAACGAAAATCTTTTTCATTATAGTTCGTCGTCACGCGAACATCACCAGGATTTAAACTGATTGCAAATGGGTGAATCGTCTCATCTAAACGGCCCGCATGAAAATTATATCCGATCTGCCTTAAAATTTCTACGCTGAATTGACGCTGTTTTTCTTTAGAAAAGTGCTCAAACAAAAATGCTGTTTCTGGCTGATACGGAGATTCAGAAACTTCTTTAACAAGAGGAACAATGTTCTCCCTTAATTCTTCAAATACTTTATCTAAAACAGCTACGGTAACACCTGGTTCAAATAGATCTAAAAGTGTATTATATTTATTACCTTCATATCCCCAATATTCAATAAAACGCTTATTCGTGTCAACGAGTTTCTCCAAATATGGTCGGAACAAGTTAAAGTCTGACTTTTCCTTTGCTTCTCCCCAAATACTTTGAGCTTCTGATTGAAGCATTACATAGTCTTTATACTCTTCGATAGGGTTTTTTTTATTTCGATCATATTCTTGTTTACAGTCTTCTAATGTCTTTTGAGTTATTTTTGACACTTCATTTTTGAAACGTGAAAGCTTTGCTATGTATGCTGCCATTTCTTCAGATGTCGACATCTGAAATACTTCAGAGGAAAGTAAACTAATCACTTCAGAACGGTGAGTTACTCCATTCTTTGGAGCGCCTGTCCGCAAGTCCCAATAAATTAAATGGATAGCTTCTTGATAAGCAGTCATCTTTTTTACATAATTTAAAAACTCTGTTTCTATTTTTTTTATCTCTGACATTACTTTTCCTCCTTGAATAATAAGTTTCATTGCTATAAAATGCAATCGTTCAATTATTCATCATCAATGTCTTTTAGAACGAAGCACTATTTTATGAATTGTAGTTCTACAAAACATTAACAAATAAATATCTTCACTATTTTATCATATTTTTGAAAATTAATGATATTTAACAATAAAATTGAATGAATATTTTGTGAGCGCTTTCTTTTTAGAAGCAAATGATAATGAATTTCGTTCCAGCTTGTAGACAAGGTCAAATATTTACAGCAAATCCCCAAAAGATTTCTTAAAAACGCTTGTCAGTCGAGACGCCGAGCAAACGAGGCAGGAGCAAAGAGAACAAGCCGGTCATCAGCTTTCATCGAAGAATACGAGCGTTTGTCAATAGTCTAAAGGTACATGATAACTAATTCCGTTCGTCATGCTTTTGAGTATTAAGAATGACACAAAAGGACTGTCTATAAGTTCGGACAGTCCTTATTATTCATTATTCACCATCAAACATTATTTAACGATCTGAGCTCCATTCCATCTTCTCTACTAGTGTGATGACTTCATCTACCGACATATCTGGATGTTCAATTATAAGCGAGTAGCGCAAGCCTTCCTCATCCCATTGAAACATATTTAGTTCTTTCATCGCTAAACCTTTTAATCCACGTACGGTAATCTCTTCTTCCTCAGAAAAACCTACCTCATCTTCATCGTCCTTTGGTGTTGGAAAAATTGATAACATTAGTAAAGGAATATCATCCTTTTTATAATAGACAGTAACTTCAGATCGATTTATTTCACCCTTTAATTCATCTAACTCGATTTTCTCTATTTCAGCTATTTCCTTATTTAAGGTTAAAAATGATGTATCGAGCGCTTTTTCAGCCTCTTCTAACGTAACAGTCTCATCCTTTACCGGTTGAATTTCTACATCATTTGGTAAAGTTAATGTAAATGTATCATCAGTAAACTGAGGAGAGGCATCCACTTTTGTATATTCATGCTCAATTTTATTCTCACCATTCACCATTTTAGATTTCATAATAAACCATCCTTTTGGATCAATCCAAAGCTCCATATCTCCAAGAATCGATTTCTTTGATTTTTTAGTTACTTTAATATGGTTAGTTTTGACCCCATTCACCTCTTCTTCTCCGGTGAATTCATACGAGTGTGTGTCTTTTTGCTGCTCTAACATTTGTATTAATATTTCCCGCTGTGACGGCATTGAACTTACAAACTCCTCATCGGAAATATCAATTGAATTAGCAACATCGCTACCTTCTTCATAAATGAGCAATTGCTTCCCATCATTCATAACATATGATGACTTCTGTTTTATTTCATCTTTTGTCACAATTTTCTTTTTTCCGTCTGAGCTGTGCCACTCTTGGAAAGTCATTTTTTCTATAAGAGTGTCCCCTTCATAGACATTCATATTGCCTTCAGCATAATAAGATTCGAGCTTATTGTCTGATTCTAATACATTTGAAATCATCTTATCTGTTGACATTGCCATATCTTCTGAACAACCTGATAATAGTCCTAATGTAATGACACTGCTAAGTAGGATGCTTTTTATTTCCATTCCCTTTATCCTTCCTTTCTTTTAACAAACAGGCAAACACCGTGCCGAATTTAGGTGTCGACCATAGTGCAATTTTCCCTTGTTGTTGTTCGACTAACATTTTTGCAATACTTAATCCAAGACCTGAGCCTCCACTTTTTGTTCTCGCTTCTTCAACTTGGACAAACGGTTCAAAAATTCGCTTCTGGTTTTCTTTCGCAATTGCTTTGCCTTCATTTTGAATGATAAGTACAGTTCCATTGCTACGCCATTCGTTAATAGAAGTTTGAAAAGGAAGAAATACCCAATCGGGCAGCTTACTCTGACTGGAAATGATACCAATCCATATATGATTTCCCCGCTCTGTATGACGAATCGCATTCGCCATTAAATTATCGACAATTCTTATCATTTGTTTTGCATCAATGTAATAAGTACCTTTTACACATTGAGAGACTGTTAACGAGATCCCTCTTTGCTCACATTGATCTTTATAGCTTGGAAGCAGCATATCAAAAAACTCTTCTCCGTCAACTTCCACAAAATTTACCTCATGATGTGATGACTGTAAGGCTGTATACATGACTAAGTCATCAAGCATTTGTTTCATATAATCTATTTTTGTAAATAAAATCTTTGTATACTCTTGTTTTTCTGCTTGGGACATATGCATTTTACCTTGGAGAACTTCCGTATAAGCACGAATTGCTGTTAAAGGTGTTTTTAAATCGTGCGATAGCGCTGCAACGATATACTCTTTTTCTTTTTGGTGATTTTTCGCTTCTTCTTTCGTTTTTTCTATTTGTTTCCTCATTTTATTAAAATGAGTAATCAATGTTCCGATTTCATTTTTTTTTTGAATAAGGTATATCAATAATAGGGTCTCCCTTTGCAAATGCTGTCATCTGTTTCTGAAGCTGTACGAGAGGACGATGTAGTTTTCTATTTAACAACATAAGAACAACTAAATATAATAGAAAAAAAAAACAAACTAAATGATCCTAGTAACAAAAGGGAACGTTTTTCTACCCCTTCGATCCACTCCTCTCTCCTAATCGTTAATTCATAAATACCAATTAACAGATCATCTTGAAAAACGGGCTTTTTAATTAGAAAGGTGCGGTGTCTTTTTTGGATTTCATTTAAATCCTTTAATAAATCATTTCGACTCACCTTAATATAGTTACCCCTAGGGTCGTTACTAGATGAAAAAAGTTTAACTCCATCCGCACGATATAGAGTAACTATCATCGTCTCATCAATGGCCTTTTGAACTGTAGAATAGTTCTTAACTGGTTGAATTTTATAGAGAGACGGATTTTGTAACACTATTTCTAGTTGCGAAAGCTGATTTGTGACTTCGATAAATTCTTTTATATCCTGCTTTTCATCATAGGCAGTTAAGAGAACGTACAAAAAATATAAAACACATACAGGCAAAAGCATGACGATAAAAAAGCTGGCTAAAAGCCAAGATTTTATTTTCATTAGACTGGCACTCCAATAAACCGATAACCAATCCCCCATACAGTTTGGATAAATCTTGCTTTACGTGATTGGTCATTTAATTTAGACCGCAAGCTTTTAATGTGAACAGTCACTGTATTGTTGCCATCAACATCGTCCTGCTGCCATACATGTTCATATAACTCTGTTTTTGAAAAAGTACGCTCAGGATTTTTTGCAAGTAAGAAAAGTAACGCTTGTTCTTTTGCTGTCAACAAAAGTGGCTTGTTATCGAGATAAACTGTTTGCTTAGAAAAATCAATTTTTAAATTGTGCTCAAACTCAAGTACGCGATCATTATTTAACTTCCCTTGATAACGGCGAAATCTGCGTAAATGAGAATTGATTCTTGCACTCAGTTCTTCAAGACTAAACGGTTTTGTAATATAATCATCTGCACCTAAACCAAGAACAAGAACTTTACTTTCATCTTCATGTCTTGCACTGACAATTAATAACGGGACATCACTTTCAAGACGGATTGTTTTGCATAATGTAAACCCATCCATTTCTGGAAGCATTAAATCGACAAGAATCATATCGAATGTATCATGATGAAAATCCTCCCAGCCTTCTTTTCCAGTCGAAGCCCATGTCACTACATACCCTTGTTTTCGTAAGTAATCGCAAATAACACGAGCAATTTCTGTATCATCTTCGACAATTAACACTTTTGCTTGCTCTCTCATGCCTAGCATCCTCCCTCATGTTTCATTATAAATACATTGTGCACCCATTCTATATATTTAAGAAATGCTTTATTATTAGCTCTTTTATCTTCTGATTTCATTTTTTCATCATTTTTATTGTTTAGAGATAAGTTAGATGTCATTATCTTTTAATCTTGATATTCTTATTGATTTGACGATTCATCTTGAATAACAAGAAAGAACTTTGGTGATATTTGCTCTACATTCTCTTCAATAGACCATCTTAACATTGATGATCGATAGCTCTGCTAATTTGTATATCTCGATTATAATTGCTTCTTTACTAAATAGTATTTGTTTAAAGCTGACTAAAGCCGACCAAATGGATCATTGTTTAAATATAATGTATAAATATCGCAGCAATTATAGTTTATTTTCGTTACAATCCTATTCTATTTCTTCTACTTGATATATTAAGCTATACGTCCTTCTGTTGAAACTAGTATATAACCAACTACTTTATCTTCCATCTTGAGCCTTTTCCTGTACAACTTTAGCATTCATTGTAACATTTATATTTGTTTGGAATAAATTCTGTTTATAACACACAACCGTTACAACACACTGTACAATGACTTTCAAAAATCACAAAACCTCTTTTTTTCACGCTACCATTTTCATACATTCTACATAGTCATGACAATCTATAAAAACATTTAACACTTAATACACTTATAAAATGATAGTGCTTTTCAAATGATTACGCTCAAAACGAAAAAAAAGCACTTTTTGCCTTTAGTAGACAATGAAGTGCTTTTGTATTTTTAGTTTTAGAACTATGGGGCTGTCTCAATAGTCATTGAAAAATGTATTTGAGAACAGCCCTTTTTTTAAATCGAAACTGGTAATACACTTTTAACTTTTGAAATCACCTCATGATCATCATAATCCTCCAACAAAATATGTATCGTCCCCTCATCTTCGTGCGTTCGTATGAGTCGTCCGATTCCTTGTCGTAGACGAAGAAGCATATAAGGCATATCTACTTGTAAAAATGGTGTGGCAGCTGCTTCCCTTTTTGCAGTAAATACCGGATCTGATGGTGGAAACGGTAATGAAAAAATAATTACATTCCTTAGCGATCTTCCAGGTATATCTAATCCTTCCCATAAATGGACGGAGCAAAGTACAGATTGAACATCATTTTGAAATAGATCAACTAAAGTACTGATTTCTCCATCTCCTTCGTAATATATCGGGTATTTTGTGTAAGAGTAAGAGTTGACAAACTTTTTAAATGCAAATAAGTCTTCTCTATTTGTAAATAATACGAGTGCACCCCCATCCGATTCATTAATAGCTTGTAAAACATAGTGAGCTTTCTTTTTGAAGTGATCTTCTTGATTAAACATCGGCAACTGCAGCTTCATTTTATTATTATAATCAAATGGAGACTGAACAGAAAATGACAAATAATCTGTAATCCCTAAACTATTTGCAATATAAGCGAATGATTTATTTTCTGATAAAGTAGCTGATGAAAAAATAAACGGCTTCTTTTCTGAAAATACTTCCTCCTGCAGTATTTCTTCTACTAAGCGAGGCATAATGACGATAGTTCGATCGTCGTTATGCTCTTCTAACCAAGTAATGGCTTGTCTATTTTTAAGCAGTAATGATAAAGAATATGTCATTTGATCAATATGTTCTTCAACGACTTTTAAATCATATTCGTTCATTATGTATAATTCAGCCTCAAATACGAGTTCTTCTTCAATTAACTGTAAGATGGTCAGTAGACTGTTTCCGACTTGAATTAGTTTTTCTGAAGAATTTAAATCAATTTCCTTTTTATCTGATCCCATTGCAGATGAGGAGACTGTTATTACTTCCATAAAGAAGGCTTTATTTACATCAATTGCTTTTTCAATTAAATGTAATGTTTTTTCACGGACATCATTTGTTAAAAGCCTAGTAAGCAAAGTTTCGATCGTTTGTTCAGTAATTCGATATGTTAATGCTTTCTGAGCAGCATATTCAAGTAAATGCCCTTCATCAAATACGACACAGCTTCCATTAGGAAGAAGCGGTAGCTGTCCTTCTCGCTTTCTAGCTTCTTTAGTCCAAATGTGTTCCATATAAAAATCGTGGGAACAAATAATTAAATCTTGTCCATTTCGGTAATAATCGCGATGTAATGTTTGACCACAGCGATGTCGCTTTTCACAAGTAAAGCAATCTTGCAGTGAATCCCAAGAAATTTGCTTCCAAGTAAAATCATTTATCTCCGGATAATCTTTCCGATCTCCATACGGTTTAAATATTTGCATTGAACCTCCGCCATGAATAAATTCAGGAAGCTCATTGTATATTTTGCTGATGAGAGTAGTATCATGACTTGCAACTGCATGGTCAAGCTTTTTTAAGCATAAATATTGATCACGTGATTTGGCGAGCCTAACATCAATATTTAACTGTAATATTTGTTCAAGCTTTGCCACATCTCCTTGTTTCTTTACAAGCTGTTCGATCAGCGTTTCATCAGCACAGGCAATAATTGCTGGCTTATGTGTATAGCGTGCATAACAAATCGCGTATAACAAATAAACAATCGTCTTCCCCGTTCCAACCCCTGCTTCAGCAAACATGACCTTTTTTTCCTTAAAGGCTTTTTCAAGTTGAAACGCTATATAAATTTGTTCATCACGCAATTCTAAGCCAGCTTCTGGGAGCCATTCATAAAAAACATCACCGATCCATTCACTTAATTTATCAAAAAATGATTCGGTTTTAGATAGTGGAAATGGTAAACGGTTTTGCATTAAACCCCTCCGTCGTCGATCAATTTAAAAATCACTTTACATTTTAGCAAATAGAAGGGGATAGTCAATTAAATAAGTAAACAACACACCTTAAAATTCAAAAAGGACTGTAGCATTTACAGTCCTTTCATCTAGCGAATGCTATTTTGAGCATTTAATGAAAAAGATAATGCTTGGTCATAGCGCTCCTTTGCTTCATATAACTGTCTTATAGCTGATTCGGAATAATCATGATCTTGCCGGATCATTTCCATTGTA from Bacillus aquiflavi includes the following:
- a CDS encoding response regulator transcription factor, with translation MREQAKVLIVEDDTEIARVICDYLRKQGYVVTWASTGKEGWEDFHHDTFDMILVDLMLPEMDGFTLCKTIRLESDVPLLIVSARHEDESKVLVLGLGADDYITKPFSLEELSARINSHLRRFRRYQGKLNNDRVLEFEHNLKIDFSKQTVYLDNKPLLLTAKEQALLFLLAKNPERTFSKTELYEHVWQQDDVDGNNTVTVHIKSLRSKLNDQSRKARFIQTVWGIGYRFIGVPV
- a CDS encoding ATP-dependent DNA helicase, giving the protein MQNRLPFPLSKTESFFDKLSEWIGDVFYEWLPEAGLELRDEQIYIAFQLEKAFKEKKVMFAEAGVGTGKTIVYLLYAICYARYTHKPAIIACADETLIEQLVKKQGDVAKLEQILQLNIDVRLAKSRDQYLCLKKLDHAVASHDTTLISKIYNELPEFIHGGGSMQIFKPYGDRKDYPEINDFTWKQISWDSLQDCFTCEKRHRCGQTLHRDYYRNGQDLIICSHDFYMEHIWTKEARKREGQLPLLPNGSCVVFDEGHLLEYAAQKALTYRITEQTIETLLTRLLTNDVREKTLHLIEKAIDVNKAFFMEVITVSSSAMGSDKKEIDLNSSEKLIQVGNSLLTILQLIEEELVFEAELYIMNEYDLKVVEEHIDQMTYSLSLLLKNRQAITWLEEHNDDRTIVIMPRLVEEILQEEVFSEKKPFIFSSATLSENKSFAYIANSLGITDYLSFSVQSPFDYNNKMKLQLPMFNQEDHFKKKAHYVLQAINESDGGALVLFTNREDLFAFKKFVNSYSYTKYPIYYEGDGEISTLVDLFQNDVQSVLCSVHLWEGLDIPGRSLRNVIIFSLPFPPSDPVFTAKREAAATPFLQVDMPYMLLRLRQGIGRLIRTHEDEGTIHILLEDYDDHEVISKVKSVLPVSI
- a CDS encoding sensor histidine kinase; translated protein: MIYLIQKKNEIGTLITHFNKMRKQIEKTKEEAKNHQKEKEYIVAALSHDLKTPLTAIRAYTEVLQGKMHMSQAEKQEYTKILFTKIDYMKQMLDDLVMYTALQSSHHEVNFVEVDGEEFFDMLLPSYKDQCEQRGISLTVSQCVKGTYYIDAKQMIRIVDNLMANAIRHTERGNHIWIGIISSQSKLPDWVFLPFQTSINEWRSNGTVLIIQNEGKAIAKENQKRIFEPFVQVEEARTKSGGSGLGLSIAKMLVEQQQGKIALWSTPKFGTVFACLLKERKDKGNGNKKHPT
- a CDS encoding carboxypeptidase M32 — encoded protein: MSEIKKIETEFLNYVKKMTAYQEAIHLIYWDLRTGAPKNGVTHRSEVISLLSSEVFQMSTSEEMAAYIAKLSRFKNEVSKITQKTLEDCKQEYDRNKKNPIEEYKDYVMLQSEAQSIWGEAKEKSDFNLFRPYLEKLVDTNKRFIEYWGYEGNKYNTLLDLFEPGVTVAVLDKVFEELRENIVPLVKEVSESPYQPETAFLFEHFSKEKQRQFSVEILRQIGYNFHAGRLDETIHPFAISLNPGDVRVTTNYNEKDFRSAVFGTIHEGGHALYEQNISKELIGTSLCTGTSMGIHESQSLFYEYFIGRHYSFWVKNYDLLKKFSNGQFDNVTLENFYRAINQSKPSLIRIEADELTYPLHIIIRYEIEKGLFNDEIDVKDLPQIWNDKYEEYLGIRPKNDGEGVLQDVHWAGGSFGYFPSYALGYMYAAQFKAALVKDIPSFDELLAKGHLQPIRKWFTYHIHQYGKMKKPLEILTDVTGEGLNAKYLIDYLYDKYRKVYQLI
- a CDS encoding LolA family protein; translated protein: MEIKSILLSSVITLGLLSGCSEDMAMSTDKMISNVLESDNKLESYYAEGNMNVYEGDTLIEKMTFQEWHSSDGKKKIVTKDEIKQKSSYVMNDGKQLLIYEEGSDVANSIDISDEEFVSSMPSQREILIQMLEQQKDTHSYEFTGEEEVNGVKTNHIKVTKKSKKSILGDMELWIDPKGWFIMKSKMVNGENKIEHEYTKVDASPQFTDDTFTLTLPNDVEIQPVKDETVTLEEAEKALDTSFLTLNKEIAEIEKIELDELKGEINRSEVTVYYKKDDIPLLMLSIFPTPKDDEDEVGFSEEEEITVRGLKGLAMKELNMFQWDEEGLRYSLIIEHPDMSVDEVITLVEKMEWSSDR
- a CDS encoding DMT family transporter — translated: MLPYMMIAAGAALWGLIAIFVRGLSEYGFTAMEIVTIRVITASLLLIIIGLIRYRSEMKVKVRDTYLFIGTGILSIVFFYWSYFTTINEMNVSLAVILLYTSPAFVTILSYIFLKEPLHMKKVFAVIGTIFGCVLIAGVSVGEANNVTMLGIVIGLCSGLGYALYSIFGKFALRKYEPFTVTLFTFVVAALFLLPVTRIWEKGALLQPEVIGHAIGLGLFPTVIAFILYTKGLEKVESSKAGIIATVEPLVATFLSVFLYHESLTIFQIIGSVFILSSVLIVNFPIKMKKHRTVT